From the genome of Psychrilyobacter atlanticus DSM 19335, one region includes:
- a CDS encoding radical SAM/SPASM domain-containing protein encodes MKKEMKKYKKVYIEITNRCNLKCSFCPQGVRIPKVMSLDEFRHILDEIKPYSDYVYLHVKGEPLSHPEIAGFLDIAEEKNIKVNITTNGTLIGRVGEKIVNKKAFRQINFSLHSFDGDIDKIDKDDYLKKILDFTKKSLSLENTYISLRLWNFHDGNKSKVQMEGNRKILEKIERYFDLDYKIEDKLVPGRGLKIKNRLYLNTDLEFKWPELADEYENEDGFCYGLRTQIGILVDGTVIPCCLDGEGVVNLGNVFETSFKEIVEGERATAIYDGFSNKKAVEELCKKCTFKEKF; translated from the coding sequence ATGAAAAAAGAGATGAAAAAATATAAAAAAGTATATATAGAGATAACTAATAGATGTAATTTAAAGTGTAGTTTTTGCCCTCAAGGGGTGAGAATTCCTAAGGTTATGAGCCTGGATGAATTCAGGCATATCTTAGATGAAATAAAGCCATACAGCGACTATGTCTATCTCCATGTAAAAGGGGAACCTCTGTCGCATCCAGAGATAGCTGGTTTTTTAGACATTGCAGAGGAAAAGAACATAAAGGTGAATATAACTACCAACGGAACCTTGATAGGCAGAGTAGGAGAGAAGATAGTAAATAAAAAAGCATTCAGGCAGATTAATTTTTCCCTTCATTCATTTGATGGTGATATAGATAAGATAGACAAAGATGATTACCTGAAAAAAATATTAGATTTTACAAAAAAATCACTTTCTTTAGAAAATACCTATATTTCCCTACGGTTATGGAACTTCCATGATGGAAATAAAAGTAAGGTTCAGATGGAGGGAAACAGGAAGATCTTAGAGAAGATAGAAAGATACTTTGATTTAGATTATAAGATAGAGGATAAGCTGGTTCCAGGTCGTGGACTGAAGATAAAAAACAGGTTATATCTCAATACAGATTTAGAATTCAAATGGCCTGAACTAGCTGATGAATATGAAAATGAAGATGGTTTTTGCTATGGGTTGCGTACTCAAATAGGAATCTTAGTGGATGGGACAGTAATTCCATGTTGTCTCGATGGTGAAGGGGTAGTAAATCTCGGGAATGTTTTTGAAACGTCATTTAAAGAGATAGTAGAGGGAGAAAGAGCAACTGCAATTTACGATGGATTCAGCAATAAAAAAGCTGTTGAGGAACTCTGTAAGAAGTGTACTTTTAAGGAGAAGTTTTAA
- a CDS encoding thiamine ABC transporter substrate-binding protein: MKKSILWILMVLLGVTSFSKEKIVVYVPSSMTFLQEEIGQDFYEKTGVEVEIVGIKGIPARLKLEKRRPKADIVLGLSEINVIQAKKEGTIASYKPKTAGKIMKEEYMIDNEWYSTPFDFGSLAINANKDSLKKMPASFEDLKKLKGQLIVLDPNSFTGQEFMMWTVAVYGENWLKFWEELKPAMKTVAPGWSEGWAKFTTNEAPLMVGYATSDLYFDEKSSYKSFIPSEGGYIYVQGASIVAKKDIKDGAKLFMDYILEDKFQRAMAEKNYMLPVTDIKLGDEYNRVPTSAKLVKVKASDLEKIEEYKKELIKLLKK; this comes from the coding sequence ATGAAAAAAAGTATTTTATGGATTTTAATGGTATTATTAGGAGTAACAAGTTTTTCAAAGGAAAAAATAGTGGTCTATGTACCTAGTTCTATGACATTTTTACAGGAAGAAATAGGACAAGATTTCTATGAAAAAACAGGGGTAGAAGTAGAGATTGTAGGAATAAAAGGAATTCCTGCCAGATTAAAATTAGAAAAAAGAAGACCAAAAGCTGATATAGTTTTGGGGTTATCAGAGATAAATGTAATTCAGGCAAAAAAAGAAGGGACTATAGCTAGCTATAAACCTAAAACAGCCGGGAAGATAATGAAAGAGGAGTATATGATAGACAATGAATGGTACTCTACTCCATTTGATTTCGGATCGTTGGCTATAAATGCAAATAAAGACAGCTTAAAGAAGATGCCGGCATCTTTTGAAGATCTGAAGAAGCTAAAAGGGCAGTTAATCGTTTTGGATCCCAATTCATTTACCGGTCAGGAGTTTATGATGTGGACAGTTGCAGTATATGGAGAAAACTGGCTAAAATTCTGGGAGGAGTTAAAACCTGCCATGAAAACAGTGGCTCCAGGATGGAGTGAAGGATGGGCAAAATTTACAACCAATGAAGCACCTCTTATGGTAGGTTATGCTACCAGTGATCTTTATTTTGACGAAAAGAGTTCATATAAAAGTTTTATTCCAAGTGAAGGGGGATATATCTATGTACAGGGAGCTTCTATCGTGGCAAAAAAAGATATAAAGGACGGAGCAAAGTTATTTATGGACTATATCTTAGAGGATAAATTTCAAAGAGCCATGGCAGAAAAAAATTATATGCTTCCAGTAACAGATATAAAATTAGGGGATGAATATAATAGGGTTCCGACATCGGCGAAACTAGTAAAAGTTAAAGCCAGTGATTTGGAAAAGATAGAAGAATACAAGAAAGAATTAATTAAATTATTGAAGAAATAA
- a CDS encoding maltose ABC transporter substrate-binding protein — translation MKKFLYGMMIFILSFGMMACGGKEESKDAPKEAEATQTATNEVVPEEGAVLKIWESKGTVGEYIKFAAKKYEEKYGVHVVLEENNISTIKNKVIQDGPAGTAADVFVAPHDQIGDLVQSGLIMENLVSADRVKNDFLPAARIGVTNKGKVYGFPLAIETYALYYNKDLLTEAPKTFEDLIKFGENFTDKSKNKFGIFWDIPNFYYAHMFMAMDGGYVFGKDGTDANDIGLDNEGSIKGINKMLLLKSISVQNAGDVSYDAMTGLFAEGKVAAIINGPWGLEGAEKSGVNFDVAPIPTFDGKHPASFSGIRTLLVNSYTKYPKAAQLFAEFATSDEMLIERFKMTNQLPPVKALIDAPEIVNHKYTKAFLEQAQYAVPMPAIPEMGLIWEPAGAAVTDIWNGKVTAEEGLKNMTKIIKEQMETRK, via the coding sequence ATGAAAAAATTTTTATATGGGATGATGATTTTTATCTTATCATTTGGGATGATGGCATGCGGAGGAAAGGAAGAAAGCAAAGATGCTCCTAAAGAAGCAGAGGCTACTCAAACGGCAACTAATGAGGTTGTACCAGAAGAGGGAGCGGTATTAAAAATATGGGAATCTAAGGGAACAGTTGGAGAATATATTAAATTTGCAGCAAAAAAATATGAAGAGAAATATGGTGTGCATGTTGTTTTAGAAGAAAACAACATCTCTACTATTAAAAATAAAGTAATTCAAGATGGACCGGCAGGAACAGCAGCAGATGTCTTTGTTGCACCTCATGATCAAATTGGTGATCTAGTTCAATCGGGACTTATTATGGAAAATTTAGTGAGTGCTGACAGGGTAAAAAATGACTTTTTACCTGCTGCAAGGATAGGAGTAACAAATAAAGGGAAAGTATATGGATTCCCTCTAGCAATTGAAACATACGCTCTATATTACAACAAGGATCTTTTAACTGAAGCTCCAAAGACATTTGAAGATTTGATTAAATTTGGAGAAAACTTCACAGATAAATCTAAAAATAAATTTGGAATTTTCTGGGATATTCCTAACTTTTATTATGCTCATATGTTCATGGCTATGGACGGAGGATATGTTTTCGGAAAAGATGGTACAGATGCTAATGACATAGGTTTAGATAATGAAGGATCTATTAAGGGGATCAATAAGATGTTATTATTGAAATCTATCTCAGTTCAAAATGCAGGAGATGTAAGTTATGACGCTATGACAGGTTTATTTGCAGAAGGAAAGGTAGCTGCTATTATAAATGGACCATGGGGATTAGAAGGAGCAGAAAAATCAGGAGTTAACTTTGATGTTGCACCAATTCCTACATTTGATGGAAAACATCCAGCTTCTTTTTCTGGAATCAGAACTTTATTAGTAAACTCATATACTAAATATCCAAAGGCAGCTCAATTATTCGCTGAATTTGCAACTTCTGATGAGATGTTAATCGAAAGATTTAAGATGACTAATCAATTGCCACCAGTTAAGGCTTTGATCGATGCACCTGAGATCGTTAACCACAAATATACAAAAGCTTTCTTAGAGCAGGCTCAATATGCAGTACCTATGCCGGCAATTCCTGAGATGGGGTTAATCTGGGAACCAGCAGGAGCAGCAGTTACAGATATTTGGAATGGAAAAGTAACCGCTGAAGAAGGGTTGAAAAATATGACTAAAATCATAAAAGAGCAAATGGAAACTAGAAAATAA
- a CDS encoding ABC transporter permease yields MKKARILNIGYLILWIFPIYIFGRDFFHVEDLIGIMDRETLDLIFMSFKQGILSSILAFIAAILPAYYVTYRRGLLSTLLEGTIFIPFFFPVISTVITFSLVFNLPLLKNLGILYSLKAILIANVFYNAPIFVKYLSLGLKRIPNEVIEAGLECGASKWVIFTRIKLPLILPQIFRGFFLVFTYSFTSFGIVLSLGGLKFSTLEVEIVNSLMGSADFSRMFALGIVQFIILTGVNIIGEKITGYELEEDEKVGEVSLITKVYSYLFILFEFGIVGINLVFSFYNYYDKRFSFRAFIDILSPAFNKKYPVVESIINSGMIAMVTAFIVVIFTYLLLKLSGKFSTYIIFSTFGISSGFLGITLVYTNIIYDIPYILLLIGGFFLTTVPLAYSFMYQYIKKFRLDILEASSIDGANKFQTFIYVEFPILKEVLTGTYLQIFAVIYAEFTITYTMQLGRYLPLSSVVNYNLYTNKLFLESAAMSSLNIVIIGILFMIPYMKKRNKKA; encoded by the coding sequence ATGAAAAAAGCTAGAATTTTGAATATAGGGTATCTGATATTATGGATATTTCCTATCTATATATTTGGAAGGGATTTCTTCCATGTAGAAGACTTAATAGGAATTATGGATAGAGAAACTTTGGATCTCATCTTTATGTCCTTTAAGCAGGGGATTCTATCTTCAATTTTAGCTTTTATTGCAGCCATCCTTCCTGCATATTATGTAACTTATAGAAGGGGATTACTTAGCACTCTATTGGAGGGGACTATATTTATCCCCTTCTTTTTTCCTGTAATATCTACAGTAATAACATTTTCATTGGTATTCAACCTGCCTTTATTAAAGAATTTGGGAATCTTATATAGTTTGAAAGCTATCTTGATTGCAAATGTATTTTATAATGCACCGATATTTGTCAAATATCTGTCTCTAGGGTTGAAGAGGATCCCCAATGAAGTAATAGAAGCTGGTTTGGAGTGCGGGGCAAGTAAGTGGGTTATTTTTACAAGGATAAAACTGCCTCTTATCTTACCTCAGATATTCAGAGGTTTTTTCCTGGTGTTTACCTATTCATTTACCTCTTTCGGGATAGTATTATCTTTAGGAGGATTAAAATTTTCCACTCTGGAAGTAGAGATAGTAAATTCCCTTATGGGAAGTGCTGATTTTTCTAGGATGTTTGCTCTGGGGATAGTTCAGTTTATAATTTTGACTGGGGTGAATATTATCGGTGAGAAGATTACCGGGTATGAACTGGAAGAGGATGAAAAAGTTGGAGAAGTATCTCTGATTACAAAGGTATATAGTTACCTGTTTATTCTCTTTGAATTTGGGATTGTGGGAATAAATTTAGTTTTTTCCTTCTACAACTATTATGATAAGAGGTTCTCTTTTAGGGCCTTTATAGATATTCTTTCACCTGCCTTCAATAAAAAATACCCAGTGGTAGAATCTATTATAAACTCAGGGATGATAGCTATGGTAACAGCTTTTATAGTGGTGATATTTACCTATCTATTGTTGAAATTATCCGGTAAATTTAGTACATATATAATATTTTCTACCTTTGGAATCTCTAGTGGATTTTTGGGAATAACCCTGGTCTATACAAATATCATCTATGATATTCCCTATATACTTTTACTTATAGGAGGATTTTTTCTGACTACGGTTCCCCTGGCTTATTCATTTATGTATCAATATATAAAGAAATTTAGATTAGATATATTGGAAGCCAGTAGTATTGATGGAGCAAATAAATTCCAGACCTTTATCTATGTGGAGTTCCCAATTTTAAAGGAAGTTCTGACAGGAACCTACCTGCAGATCTTTGCTGTTATCTATGCAGAGTTTACTATAACCTATACCATGCAGCTGGGAAGATATCTTCCATTATCGTCAGTTGTAAACTATAATCTGTATACCAATAAATTATTTTTAGAGAGTGCAGCCATGAGTAGTCTGAATATAGTTATAATAGGAATACTATTTATGATTCCTTATATGAAAAAAAGAAATAAGAAAGCCTAA
- a CDS encoding ABC transporter substrate-binding protein, with protein MKKRIISLLLILNVVSVFALEKVDIVLDWTPNTNHTGIYVAKKMGYFKAEGIEADILQPANGTSTQLIATGRADFGVTYQEAVTFARLEGLPVVSLGAIIQHNTSGFASLKEKGIEKPSDFKGKNYGGWGSPVEEATLKELIEKDGGKVGDINILTTGSMDFFKSSVNDVDFAWVFEGWTNIEAKLQGKKLNYIRLRDYSKNLDYYTPIFASSEKLIKTNPKLVKKVMRAIKKGYEYSIENPEKAGEILLKDVPELDRNLVIESQKYLASKYTDDAPYWGHQRLEVWERYQKWLYKNNLIDGTTDMKKAFTNEFLKD; from the coding sequence ATGAAAAAAAGAATTATAAGTTTATTGTTAATTTTAAATGTTGTGAGTGTATTTGCACTGGAAAAGGTGGATATAGTTTTGGACTGGACACCTAATACAAATCATACGGGGATATATGTAGCGAAAAAAATGGGATATTTTAAAGCAGAGGGGATAGAGGCGGATATATTACAGCCGGCCAATGGAACTTCTACCCAGTTAATAGCCACAGGAAGAGCTGATTTTGGTGTAACCTATCAGGAAGCTGTAACTTTTGCTAGATTAGAAGGGCTGCCTGTAGTTTCATTGGGAGCAATAATCCAGCATAACACATCTGGTTTTGCTTCGTTGAAGGAAAAGGGGATAGAAAAACCATCGGATTTTAAAGGTAAAAACTATGGTGGATGGGGGTCACCTGTAGAGGAAGCTACCCTAAAGGAATTGATAGAAAAAGATGGCGGTAAGGTTGGAGATATAAATATTCTTACAACAGGCTCTATGGACTTTTTTAAATCCAGTGTAAATGATGTGGATTTTGCCTGGGTATTTGAAGGGTGGACAAATATAGAGGCCAAATTGCAGGGGAAAAAGCTAAACTATATTAGACTTAGAGATTATTCGAAAAATCTAGATTATTATACTCCGATATTTGCAAGTAGTGAAAAACTTATAAAAACAAATCCAAAATTAGTAAAAAAAGTAATGAGAGCTATAAAAAAAGGTTATGAATACAGTATAGAAAATCCAGAGAAAGCTGGAGAGATCCTTCTGAAGGATGTTCCTGAATTGGATAGGAATTTAGTTATTGAAAGTCAAAAATATCTGGCTTCTAAATATACCGATGATGCTCCTTACTGGGGACATCAAAGATTAGAAGTATGGGAAAGATATCAAAAATGGCTCTATAAAAATAATTTGATAGACGGGACTACAGATATGAAAAAAGCTTTCACCAATGAATTTTTAAAAGATTAA
- a CDS encoding ABC transporter ATP-binding protein gives MILEIEKLSKKYGDVEVIKDLDLHIKKGEFISIVGPSGCGKSTLFKIITGLLTEYSGRVRIDGNMIKNKVISYLPQKDLLLPWKTLYENATIPLEISGIKKECWKEIIDPLMEEFGLLGFEDRYPHELSGGMRQRGGLLRSFLIDSDLMLLDEPFGALDALTRSSMQDWLLEIWKKHNHSILFITHDIEEAIYLSDRVYIMSARPGRFLDELEIKFPRPRKKEVILSQEFLEYKGRILEKLK, from the coding sequence ATGATATTAGAAATAGAGAAACTATCAAAAAAATATGGGGATGTAGAGGTAATAAAGGATTTAGATTTACATATAAAAAAAGGTGAGTTTATCTCCATAGTCGGGCCTTCCGGGTGTGGGAAAAGTACTCTTTTTAAGATAATCACAGGGCTTTTGACAGAATATAGCGGCAGAGTCAGGATAGATGGAAATATGATCAAAAATAAAGTTATCTCCTACCTGCCTCAAAAAGACCTACTGCTACCATGGAAGACTCTCTATGAAAATGCTACGATACCATTGGAAATAAGCGGAATAAAAAAAGAATGTTGGAAAGAAATTATAGATCCACTGATGGAAGAATTTGGTCTTTTAGGGTTTGAAGACAGATATCCTCATGAATTGTCTGGGGGGATGAGGCAGAGGGGAGGCCTTCTCAGAAGTTTTTTAATCGATAGTGATCTAATGTTATTGGATGAACCTTTTGGGGCCTTGGATGCTCTGACTAGGTCATCTATGCAGGACTGGCTTTTGGAAATCTGGAAAAAACATAATCATTCTATCTTGTTTATAACCCATGATATAGAGGAAGCAATCTACCTTTCAGACAGAGTATATATTATGTCAGCCAGACCAGGCAGATTTTTAGATGAGCTGGAGATCAAATTTCCCAGACCGAGAAAAAAAGAAGTTATCCTGTCACAGGAGTTTTTAGAATATAAGGGAAGAATATTAGAAAAATTAAAATAG
- a CDS encoding thiamine-binding protein, giving the protein MALANMDIQILPTIEGGEKEKYTVIDRVIEHIIGTGLKYEVGGLGTTIEGEFKDLLGILEKAQEICFNEGAERVTTIAKFDHKKEGITIDEKVGKYRKK; this is encoded by the coding sequence ATGGCATTGGCAAACATGGATATTCAAATATTACCTACGATAGAGGGTGGAGAAAAGGAAAAGTATACTGTGATAGACAGGGTAATAGAGCATATCATAGGAACAGGTCTAAAATATGAGGTAGGAGGACTGGGGACAACTATAGAAGGGGAGTTCAAAGACCTTTTGGGGATATTGGAAAAAGCCCAGGAAATTTGTTTCAATGAAGGTGCTGAAAGGGTAACAACTATAGCAAAATTTGATCATAAAAAAGAAGGGATAACTATAGATGAAAAAGTCGGTAAATACAGAAAGAAATAA
- a CDS encoding carbohydrate ABC transporter permease, with amino-acid sequence MNREKRSMLLSCLFMGLGQLYNKYFLKGIILFIIELLYLIKIPRIIKGIWGVVTLGETTQKMNGFQIIQGDHSIFLLIEGVVTIIMLFIFLGIYIWNIKDAKRIGHEMDNGQSYMTTKQYLIKVYDRSFVSIMLTPATMGVLFFILLPILVTVLVAFTNYSAPDHIPPRNLVDWVGFKNFIDIFQLKIWSKTFIKIGSWTVVWAILSTLLNYSCGLIMALMMNRKNIKFKGFWRTIFILPYAVPAFISLLVFRLLFSGVGPINNLIVSFGFDKIPFLTDPLLAKVSLILINTWLGAPYFMVLLSGSLTNISDSIYEAAEIDGASKWIQFWKITLPLLLFQTAPVLILTFAYNFNNFGAIYLLTDGKPTNSALRYAGETDILITWIFKLTNDQSQFHMAAVISIILFIFIASFSTYQFMKSKSFTEEDMM; translated from the coding sequence ATGAATAGGGAAAAAAGATCAATGTTGCTGTCTTGTCTTTTTATGGGACTAGGGCAGTTATATAATAAATATTTTCTTAAGGGAATAATTTTATTTATAATTGAATTATTATATCTTATAAAAATACCAAGAATTATAAAGGGAATTTGGGGTGTTGTAACACTGGGGGAAACTACTCAGAAAATGAATGGATTCCAAATTATACAGGGAGATCATTCGATTTTTTTACTGATTGAGGGTGTTGTAACTATTATAATGTTGTTTATTTTCTTAGGAATATATATATGGAATATTAAAGATGCCAAGAGAATAGGACATGAGATGGACAATGGACAATCTTATATGACAACAAAACAATATTTAATAAAGGTATATGATCGCAGCTTTGTATCTATAATGTTAACACCGGCTACAATGGGTGTCTTATTTTTCATTTTGTTACCGATATTAGTAACTGTTCTAGTAGCTTTTACAAATTATTCAGCACCAGATCATATCCCTCCTAGAAATTTAGTGGATTGGGTAGGGTTTAAGAACTTTATAGATATCTTCCAATTAAAAATATGGAGTAAAACATTTATTAAAATAGGAAGTTGGACAGTAGTATGGGCGATACTTTCAACACTGTTAAATTATTCGTGTGGGCTGATCATGGCTCTTATGATGAATAGAAAGAATATTAAATTCAAGGGGTTCTGGAGGACCATATTTATCCTGCCTTATGCTGTTCCGGCATTTATCTCTTTATTGGTATTTAGATTACTATTTAGTGGAGTTGGACCTATTAATAACTTAATTGTCAGCTTCGGCTTTGACAAAATACCTTTTTTAACAGACCCATTATTGGCCAAAGTTAGTCTGATATTAATCAATACGTGGCTTGGAGCACCTTATTTCATGGTGTTATTATCGGGATCTCTAACAAATATTTCAGATTCAATATATGAAGCAGCAGAGATTGATGGTGCATCTAAATGGATTCAGTTTTGGAAGATAACCTTACCACTATTATTATTTCAGACAGCACCTGTATTAATATTAACTTTTGCATATAACTTTAATAACTTTGGAGCAATATACCTATTAACAGACGGGAAACCGACTAATTCAGCCCTGAGATATGCAGGGGAAACAGATATTTTAATAACCTGGATATTTAAATTAACCAATGATCAAAGTCAATTTCATATGGCGGCAGTGATATCAATAATTTTATTTATTTTTATAGCATCATTTTCCACATATCAATTTATGAAAAGTAAATCATTCACAGAGGAGGATATGATGTAA
- a CDS encoding NAD-dependent protein deacylase, which translates to MYEKLKKIIDKSENIVFFGGAGVSTESGIPDFRSAKGLYSHSPEYLVSRTYFDKNKDGFFEFYKKHLVYEDVKPNDAHRVLAYLEKIGKLKAVITQNIDGLHQMAGSKNVLELHGSVHRNHCMDCGTFYTLDELMDRKGVPYCSKCSGIIKPDVTLYEEIPDMNSYDRAMHYIANADVLIVGGTSLVVQPAASLVDLYRGNKLILINKDSTRYDKRANLVISDKIGKVLKAVE; encoded by the coding sequence ATGTATGAAAAACTGAAAAAAATAATAGATAAGAGTGAGAATATTGTGTTCTTTGGAGGAGCTGGTGTTTCTACAGAGAGTGGGATCCCTGATTTTAGGAGTGCTAAAGGTCTGTATTCCCACAGCCCTGAATATTTGGTCAGCAGAACATATTTCGATAAAAATAAAGATGGTTTTTTTGAATTTTATAAGAAACACCTGGTGTATGAAGATGTTAAACCAAATGATGCACACAGGGTATTGGCATATTTGGAAAAAATAGGTAAATTAAAGGCAGTTATTACCCAGAATATAGATGGCCTGCATCAAATGGCAGGAAGTAAAAATGTTTTAGAGCTCCATGGGAGTGTCCATAGAAACCATTGTATGGACTGCGGAACTTTTTACACTTTAGATGAACTTATGGATAGGAAAGGTGTTCCCTACTGCTCTAAGTGCAGTGGGATAATAAAACCAGATGTTACTCTCTACGAAGAAATTCCAGATATGAATAGCTACGACAGAGCCATGCATTATATTGCCAATGCAGATGTTTTAATCGTAGGTGGAACTTCATTGGTCGTTCAGCCTGCGGCTTCACTGGTAGATCTTTATAGGGGAAATAAATTAATTTTGATAAATAAAGATTCCACAAGGTATGATAAAAGAGCTAATCTGGTTATTTCAGATAAGATAGGGAAAGTTTTAAAGGCAGTAGAATAA
- a CDS encoding ABC transporter permease, which translates to MKKSVNTERNNLFLISLLVLVVGCEVLIRILEIPGYILPAPTKVIKALYSQKEVLFSHSLVTLFEALTGFILSIILALIIGGIVYPFEKVKKMLYPYLLISQTIPLIAIAPVILIWFGFGILPKIIIVMLICTFPMLLSFLGGLEEVDREILDLFQVMGADKKYIFFKVILPSSLPSFFSGVKISATYSIMGAVIGEWLGAKSGLGIYMTRAISSFKTDYLFAAIIVVVILSLLIFKGIECVEKAAMPWKQLKK; encoded by the coding sequence ATGAAAAAGTCGGTAAATACAGAAAGAAATAACTTATTTTTAATAAGTTTATTGGTATTAGTAGTGGGATGTGAGGTATTAATCAGAATCTTGGAGATACCTGGATATATCTTGCCCGCTCCTACAAAGGTAATTAAAGCGTTATACAGCCAAAAAGAGGTTTTATTCAGCCACTCATTAGTTACTCTTTTTGAAGCTTTAACAGGGTTCATCCTATCAATTATATTGGCTCTGATTATAGGAGGTATTGTATATCCATTTGAGAAGGTAAAAAAAATGCTGTATCCATACCTTTTAATCAGTCAAACGATTCCATTGATAGCCATAGCACCTGTTATATTGATTTGGTTTGGGTTTGGAATTCTGCCTAAGATAATAATTGTGATGTTAATTTGTACCTTTCCTATGCTTCTCAGTTTTTTAGGGGGATTGGAGGAGGTAGACAGGGAAATACTGGATCTATTTCAGGTTATGGGAGCCGATAAAAAGTATATATTTTTTAAAGTTATCCTGCCCTCAAGTCTGCCTAGTTTTTTTTCAGGGGTAAAGATATCGGCGACGTATTCTATCATGGGAGCGGTAATAGGAGAGTGGCTGGGAGCTAAAAGCGGGTTGGGAATATATATGACCAGAGCTATCAGTTCGTTCAAAACAGACTATCTTTTTGCAGCGATAATAGTTGTGGTTATCCTCAGTCTGTTAATTTTTAAGGGGATAGAGTGTGTAGAAAAAGCAGCTATGCCCTGGAAACAGTTGAAAAAATAG
- a CDS encoding sugar ABC transporter permease translates to MSKTKIIDKILDGLTYLGLILIALSVLMPLVWIVLSSMQVGNSLYSSTFLPKSLTLDHYKTLFTKTDFPIWYMNTLKIATLNMILGVIITTLTAYTFSRYKFKGRKQAMIGMLVLQMFPSFLAMTAIYILITKMGLMDTHAGLLIVYIAGQIPYNSWLVKGYFDGIPKSLDEAARVDGAGHLTIFLKIIMPITKPIVVFVALTNFIGPWFDFIFPKLLLRSAEKKTLAVGIFEWISSRANDNFTQFAAASILIAVPIAVLFMYLQKHIVAGLSAGATKG, encoded by the coding sequence ATGAGTAAAACAAAAATTATAGATAAGATTTTAGATGGATTAACATATCTTGGTTTAATATTGATAGCACTTAGTGTACTTATGCCCTTAGTATGGATTGTATTGTCATCTATGCAGGTTGGAAACAGTCTTTACAGTTCGACCTTCCTGCCGAAATCATTGACCTTGGATCATTATAAAACTTTGTTTACAAAGACAGACTTCCCTATTTGGTATATGAATACATTAAAAATAGCAACATTGAATATGATTTTAGGAGTTATTATTACAACTCTTACAGCCTATACATTTTCGAGGTATAAATTTAAGGGAAGAAAACAAGCTATGATAGGGATGTTGGTATTACAGATGTTTCCGTCATTTTTAGCTATGACAGCTATCTATATCTTAATCACTAAGATGGGACTTATGGATACCCATGCAGGACTTCTAATAGTTTATATTGCTGGACAGATTCCATATAATTCATGGTTAGTAAAGGGATATTTTGATGGGATACCTAAGAGTTTGGATGAGGCAGCCAGAGTAGATGGGGCAGGTCATCTAACTATATTTTTAAAGATAATTATGCCTATTACAAAACCGATAGTTGTCTTTGTTGCATTGACGAATTTTATTGGACCATGGTTTGACTTTATCTTTCCAAAACTACTGCTTAGAAGTGCAGAGAAGAAAACTCTAGCTGTTGGGATTTTTGAATGGATCTCAAGCAGGGCAAATGACAATTTTACACAGTTTGCAGCAGCGTCGATCTTGATCGCTGTACCTATTGCCGTTTTATTTATGTATCTACAAAAACATATCGTGGCAGGATTATCTGCTGGAGCAACTAAGGGATAG